The Amblyomma americanum isolate KBUSLIRL-KWMA chromosome 3, ASM5285725v1, whole genome shotgun sequence genome window below encodes:
- the LOC144123553 gene encoding uncharacterized protein LOC144123553, protein MAPHVCNPMCLICGGPHLTSSRECTAKFIKLPQPGPRTPSKGANSGATRGGRQQNNQKTPRRGVMPPPGKTATVTPPPGAAEFPALGASPGGAACNQPKRGLGGGPARLSRPEEPKGLGSTDAGGVACQWGPGIGAPPSTVRGKGQ, encoded by the exons atggccccccacgtctgcaaccctatgtgcttaatctgcgggggcccgcacctcaccagctcccgcgaatgcaccgccaaattcatcaagctgccgcagccagggcCCAGGACGCCATCCAAGGGAGCCAATTCCGGCGCTACACGGGGAGGGCGGCAGCAAAACAACCAGAAGACGCCACGACGTGGCGTGATGCCTCCCCCAGGCAAGACAGCAACGGTAACGCCACCACCCGGAGCAGCGGAGTTCCCAGCTCTCGGCGCTTCACCTGGCGGAGCCGCCTGCAACCAacccaag agaggactgggaggcggccctgctcggctgtcaagacctgaagagccaaaaggccttggttcaacggacgcgggcggcgttgcttgccaatggggccccggaataggggctccacctagtactgtgaggggaaagggccaatag